The Deinobacterium chartae genome includes a window with the following:
- a CDS encoding phosphotransferase enzyme family protein produces MLPETAARYQESVRDEAVRRFNLENLQPLNAFESFVFAAEQGGVPCILKITDTLRRRPEQILGELEFCDYLARGGLNVPRPLRSLEERSLEVIDVPGQAPFLAYLTTRAPGRHLRAADITPELLETYGRTVARMHALSETYTPSRPEYVRQQWHQDRHLQFERSLTRASEAARQHAQGALSRLRVLPAPRRGLGLIHSDLHAGNLHIDGDRLHVFDFDDLEYNHFVYDLAVVLYYAFYLHDPARESREAFGARFLEGLLAGYRRERRLNPEDLAPLRDMLILRDAVMLGVLFDNWDLAQISASERAYLEEVHARLEAGVPVFEPNVSVLA; encoded by the coding sequence ATGTTGCCGGAAACTGCCGCCCGTTACCAGGAATCCGTTCGTGACGAGGCCGTGCGCCGTTTCAACCTCGAGAACCTTCAGCCGCTGAACGCCTTCGAGAGCTTTGTATTCGCTGCCGAGCAAGGTGGCGTGCCCTGCATCCTGAAAATCACCGACACCCTGCGCCGCAGGCCCGAACAGATCCTGGGGGAACTTGAGTTCTGTGACTACCTCGCACGCGGCGGCCTCAACGTTCCGCGCCCGCTGCGCTCGCTCGAGGAGCGCAGCCTCGAGGTGATCGACGTTCCCGGTCAGGCCCCGTTTTTGGCCTACCTGACCACCCGCGCTCCAGGACGACACCTGCGGGCCGCCGACATAACGCCCGAACTGCTCGAGACCTACGGGCGCACGGTGGCGCGCATGCACGCCCTGAGCGAGACCTACACGCCTTCCCGGCCCGAGTACGTCCGCCAGCAGTGGCACCAGGACCGCCACCTGCAGTTCGAACGCAGCCTGACCCGCGCGTCCGAGGCGGCCCGGCAGCACGCGCAGGGCGCCTTAAGCCGCCTGCGCGTGCTGCCCGCTCCCAGGCGCGGCCTCGGCCTGATTCACTCGGACCTGCACGCCGGCAACTTGCACATCGATGGGGACCGCCTGCACGTCTTTGACTTCGACGACCTCGAGTACAACCACTTCGTGTACGACCTCGCGGTGGTGCTGTACTACGCCTTTTACCTGCACGATCCCGCGCGCGAGAGCCGCGAGGCCTTCGGAGCCCGCTTCCTCGAGGGGCTGTTGGCCGGTTATCGGCGCGAGCGCCGCCTGAATCCCGAGGACCTCGCCCCGCTGCGCGACATGCTGATCCTGCGCGACGCAGTGATGCTGGGCGTGCTGTTCGACAACTGGGACCTCGCGCAGATCTCCGCCTCCGAACGCGCCTACCTCGAGGAGGTGCATGCCCGCCTCGAGGCCGGGGTGCCGGTGTTCGAGCCGAACGTGAGCGTGCTGGCCTGA
- a CDS encoding S41 family peptidase, whose protein sequence is MKLPFSRLPLLLTALLLGGAAAAQATPAPSCPNPLDLSHLQPDPTTQKLSETQKRTILEASAKALRNYYVDPRFGGLNLDKVTREYRGRLSSLKNDAEFYELMRDYADELNDPHVYFYSPNQVRAAESAREGSERYSGIGVTLGLREGNRTFVEQVHPGGPAAKAGVREGEEIVAIDGKPCPTVSRIRGPEGTRVVLTLRAQNGHSRKVAVVRGAITYRLELVSQRLKAAGDIGYLRIDTFERNDLSAEVTRRLNALLEGGPLRGLVLDLRDNGGGFVYQGLRVLGNFVQGEIGSTRARGEKVLELNVEPTALRKKLANVKLVVLVNENTASMAEITAAALQYTRRAVVMGQTTARATEFTAPHDLPGGAQIFVAEQDVYLPDGRRLGATGVVPDIKGPGDSPRESPDADPLVRSAVTQLRKSK, encoded by the coding sequence GTGAAACTGCCTTTCTCCCGGCTGCCCCTGCTGCTGACCGCACTGCTGCTCGGCGGCGCGGCGGCAGCCCAGGCCACCCCGGCTCCCAGCTGCCCCAACCCGCTCGACCTCTCGCACCTTCAGCCCGACCCAACCACCCAGAAACTCAGCGAAACCCAGAAACGCACGATCCTCGAGGCCTCGGCCAAGGCGCTGCGCAATTATTACGTAGACCCCCGTTTTGGCGGCCTGAACCTGGACAAGGTCACCCGCGAGTACCGCGGGCGGCTTTCCTCGCTCAAGAACGACGCCGAGTTCTACGAGCTGATGCGGGATTACGCCGACGAACTGAACGACCCGCACGTGTATTTCTACTCGCCCAACCAGGTCAGGGCCGCCGAGTCGGCCCGCGAGGGCAGCGAGCGCTACTCGGGCATCGGCGTGACCCTGGGCCTGCGCGAGGGCAACCGGACCTTTGTGGAGCAGGTGCACCCGGGCGGCCCGGCAGCCAAGGCCGGGGTGCGCGAGGGCGAGGAGATCGTGGCCATCGACGGCAAGCCCTGCCCCACGGTCAGCCGGATCCGGGGCCCCGAGGGTACCCGGGTGGTGCTGACCCTGCGGGCACAAAACGGGCACAGCCGCAAGGTGGCGGTCGTGCGCGGGGCCATCACCTACCGCCTGGAGCTGGTGAGCCAGCGGCTCAAGGCGGCGGGTGACATCGGCTACCTGCGCATTGACACCTTCGAGCGCAACGACCTCAGTGCCGAGGTGACCCGCCGTCTGAACGCGCTGCTCGAGGGCGGTCCGCTGCGCGGGCTGGTGCTGGACCTGCGCGATAACGGCGGCGGCTTCGTGTACCAGGGCCTGCGGGTGCTGGGCAATTTCGTGCAGGGCGAGATCGGCAGCACCCGTGCGCGCGGCGAGAAGGTCTTGGAGTTGAACGTGGAACCCACCGCGCTGCGCAAGAAGCTTGCGAACGTGAAACTGGTGGTGCTGGTCAACGAGAACACCGCCAGCATGGCCGAGATCACCGCAGCGGCCCTGCAGTACACCAGGCGGGCCGTGGTGATGGGCCAGACCACCGCCCGGGCCACCGAATTCACCGCCCCACACGACCTGCCCGGAGGCGCGCAGATCTTTGTGGCCGAGCAGGACGTGTACCTGCCCGACGGGCGCCGCCTGGGAGCCACCGGCGTGGTACCGGACATCAAGGGACCGGGAGACAGTCCCAGAGAATCACCCGATGCCGATCCGCTGGTACGCAGCGCGGTCACGCAACTGCGCAAGAGCAAATGA
- a CDS encoding zinc-binding dehydrogenase, whose protein sequence is MRAVVMRERGGEDVLVSTRVGLPVPGPLEVRVRVRATALNHLDLWVRRGVASPRLPLPHILGSDVAGEIDALGPGCEDLEVGARVMLNPGVSCGHCEACLSGRDNLCRRYRILGEHRSGGYADYIVVPRQNLVPIPPGLSFLEAATVPLASLTAWQMVFDRADVRPWHTVLVMAAGSGVSGWAIQLCKLAGARVIATAGSDEKLQQARELGADEVINYRSEDYGARVKALTAGQGVDIAIDHTGADNWASSLRALRWGGTLVTCGATSGYEALTPLNVVFYKQLSVLGSTMGSKADLFKIARLLEQGRLRPLPFEVLPLEAAAEAHARLASRAFFGKLVLEV, encoded by the coding sequence ATGCGTGCCGTCGTCATGCGCGAGCGCGGCGGCGAAGACGTCCTCGTGAGTACACGGGTCGGGCTCCCTGTTCCTGGCCCCCTCGAGGTGCGCGTCCGGGTGCGCGCCACCGCCCTCAACCACCTCGACCTGTGGGTGCGGCGCGGGGTTGCCAGTCCCCGTCTTCCGCTGCCGCACATCCTGGGCAGCGACGTCGCCGGAGAGATCGACGCGCTCGGTCCGGGCTGCGAGGACCTCGAGGTCGGTGCCCGGGTGATGCTGAACCCCGGCGTGTCCTGCGGCCACTGCGAGGCCTGCCTCTCGGGCCGGGACAACCTCTGCCGCCGCTACCGGATCCTGGGCGAGCATCGCAGCGGCGGTTACGCCGATTACATCGTGGTACCCCGTCAGAACCTGGTGCCTATTCCCCCGGGACTGAGCTTCCTCGAGGCGGCTACGGTGCCGCTGGCCAGCCTGACCGCCTGGCAGATGGTCTTTGACCGGGCCGACGTCCGGCCCTGGCATACCGTGCTGGTGATGGCGGCCGGTAGCGGCGTGTCCGGCTGGGCCATCCAGCTGTGCAAGCTGGCCGGTGCCCGCGTGATCGCCACCGCCGGCTCGGACGAGAAACTGCAACAGGCCCGCGAACTCGGCGCCGACGAGGTCATCAACTACCGCAGCGAGGACTACGGTGCGCGCGTCAAGGCGCTCACCGCAGGCCAGGGCGTGGACATCGCCATTGACCACACCGGGGCGGACAACTGGGCCAGCAGCCTGCGCGCCCTGCGCTGGGGTGGCACGCTGGTCACCTGCGGCGCCACCTCCGGCTACGAGGCGCTCACCCCGCTGAACGTGGTGTTCTACAAGCAGCTCTCGGTGCTCGGCTCCACCATGGGCAGCAAGGCCGACCTGTTCAAGATCGCGCGCCTGCTCGAGCAGGGCCGCCTGCGCCCGCTGCCCTTCGAAGTCCTGCCGCTCGAGGCCGCTGCCGAGGCGCACGCGCGCCTGGCCTCGCGGGCCTTTTTCGGCAAGCTGGTCCTCGAGGTATAA
- a CDS encoding long-chain-fatty-acid--CoA ligase, protein MPAEKPWFAHYEKGVPHHLEVPPVPLHRLLEASADRFPDRVAVEFLGKQTTFRELLDQVRRFATALQALGVRRGDRVAIMLPNSPQFLIAFYGASMAGAVAVNTSPLYVARELAHQMVDSEAETLIMLDQFFPRYQEVAGEIPVKRVIVTGIQDALPFPKNLLYPLREKLKKRWTTVKPQSHVHFLPQLLARHSPNPARVDFAPDDVALLQYTGGTTGVPKGAMLSHRNLVSNTYQCRAWMRDLIDGQEVVLGAIPFFHVYGMTVAMNLSVMMGAALVLVPNPRDLKMLLGIIQKRRPTVFPAVPTLYNAINNHPDTPQYDLSSIRACISGSAPLPIETAHKFKEITRGANLVEGYGLTETSPVTHVNPIYGENRTGTIGLPLPGVDARVVDQDGHELPPGEIGELAVSGPNVMLGYWRNETETARALRSLEGGATWLMTGDMATMDQDGYFRIVDRKKDLIIAGGYNIYPREVEEVLYAHPAVLEAAVVGVPDPYRGETVKAFLVLRPGTTATAEEISAFCRERLSPYKVPRQVEFRSELPKTAVGKILRRALLESSST, encoded by the coding sequence ATGCCTGCCGAGAAACCCTGGTTCGCTCATTACGAGAAAGGGGTGCCCCACCATCTCGAGGTCCCCCCTGTTCCCCTCCACCGCCTGCTCGAGGCCAGCGCTGACCGTTTCCCGGACCGGGTAGCCGTCGAGTTTCTGGGCAAGCAGACCACCTTCCGCGAGCTGCTCGACCAGGTACGCCGCTTTGCCACGGCCCTGCAGGCCCTGGGAGTCAGGCGCGGCGACCGCGTGGCGATCATGCTGCCGAACTCACCGCAGTTCCTGATCGCTTTTTACGGCGCTTCGATGGCCGGAGCCGTGGCGGTCAACACCTCGCCGCTGTACGTCGCGCGCGAGCTGGCGCACCAGATGGTGGACAGCGAGGCCGAAACGCTGATCATGCTCGACCAGTTCTTCCCGCGCTACCAGGAGGTGGCCGGCGAGATCCCGGTCAAGCGGGTGATCGTGACCGGTATCCAAGACGCCCTGCCCTTTCCCAAGAACTTGCTCTACCCGCTGCGCGAAAAGCTGAAAAAGCGCTGGACGACCGTAAAGCCCCAAAGCCACGTCCATTTCCTGCCGCAACTGCTGGCCCGTCACAGCCCGAACCCGGCCCGGGTGGACTTCGCTCCGGACGACGTGGCCCTGCTGCAATACACCGGCGGTACCACCGGCGTTCCCAAGGGAGCCATGCTTTCGCACCGCAACCTGGTCAGCAACACCTACCAGTGCCGCGCCTGGATGAGGGACCTGATCGACGGACAGGAAGTGGTACTGGGGGCCATTCCCTTCTTTCACGTCTACGGCATGACCGTCGCCATGAACCTCTCGGTCATGATGGGAGCCGCCCTGGTACTCGTACCCAACCCGCGCGACCTCAAGATGCTGCTGGGCATCATTCAAAAGCGCCGTCCCACCGTGTTCCCGGCTGTGCCTACCCTGTACAACGCCATCAACAACCACCCTGACACCCCCCAGTACGATCTCTCCTCGATCCGTGCCTGCATCTCCGGCTCGGCGCCGCTGCCCATCGAAACCGCTCACAAGTTCAAGGAGATCACCCGGGGGGCCAACCTGGTCGAAGGCTACGGCCTCACCGAAACCAGCCCGGTCACCCACGTCAACCCGATCTACGGCGAGAACCGTACGGGCACCATCGGTCTGCCGCTGCCCGGCGTAGACGCGCGGGTGGTCGACCAAGACGGCCACGAACTGCCCCCCGGCGAGATCGGCGAACTGGCGGTCAGCGGACCCAACGTGATGCTGGGCTACTGGCGCAACGAAACCGAGACGGCCCGGGCCCTGCGCAGCCTCGAGGGCGGAGCGACCTGGCTGATGACCGGCGACATGGCCACCATGGATCAAGACGGCTACTTCCGCATCGTGGACCGCAAGAAAGACCTGATCATCGCGGGCGGCTACAACATCTACCCCCGCGAGGTCGAGGAGGTGCTGTACGCGCACCCGGCGGTCCTCGAGGCGGCGGTGGTTGGGGTGCCCGATCCTTACCGGGGCGAGACGGTCAAAGCCTTTTTGGTGCTGCGGCCCGGGACGACCGCCACCGCAGAGGAGATCTCCGCCTTTTGCCGGGAACGCCTGAGCCCGTACAAGGTGCCGCGTCAGGTGGAGTTCCGCAGCGAACTGCCCAAGACCGCGGTGGGCAAAATCTTGCGCCGGGCCCTGCTCGAGTCAAGCAGCACCTAG
- a CDS encoding response regulator — translation MLSRGYTILVADDEPAIRTMLEMILSADGHEVIGVSDGKAALDYLKDHTPDAMLLDVQMPLIDGFDICSRVKRVARLREIPVILLTGFDDDQTRERAQQVKADDLIYKPLSGKNLRARIRSVIERNRTAPPGGN, via the coding sequence ATGCTGAGCCGGGGTTACACCATTTTGGTCGCCGATGATGAGCCGGCTATCCGTACGATGCTGGAGATGATCCTCTCCGCCGACGGGCACGAAGTGATCGGTGTAAGCGACGGCAAGGCTGCGCTGGACTACCTCAAGGACCACACACCCGATGCGATGCTGCTCGACGTGCAGATGCCCCTGATCGACGGCTTTGACATCTGCAGCCGGGTCAAACGTGTCGCCCGCCTGCGCGAGATCCCGGTGATCTTGCTCACCGGCTTCGACGACGACCAGACCCGTGAACGTGCGCAGCAGGTCAAGGCCGACGACCTGATCTACAAACCGCTCTCGGGCAAGAACCTGCGCGCGCGCATCCGCAGCGTCATCGAACGCAACCGCACCGCCCCTCCCGGAGGCAACTGA
- a CDS encoding transglycosylase domain-containing protein — protein MVIVRLFFALILAACIISGAVLSTFALKWGRDIPDFRELDNLTLGSTTRVYARDRSLIGILAPTMPGGGRINRTLVTLDEVSPYMVAAVVTSEDRRFFEHYGLDPQGVSRGLIRTFNGERVEGGSTLTNQLIKNTLLQDRYEGARTPERKIKEWILSVQAERAFTKEEVLRNYLNVVYWGRGGALDIIGVHAAARSYLGKDPKDLTLAESVYLTILLPKPGRYFDYAAYRPLMRSLLTRMVEDNWITPAQANEAWREKLAPRGWKVAYDDQGNLKGAKLVNPNAKNVAGVVTERAPHFMQQVERELIARFGRERVFGSGGLTVYTTLDPKAQRAAEQASRDAVIPSGATLGMALLDPQNGEVLAMVGQKLHGNRPPAEWNNAVQGARQVGSSIKPLLYTTAVDLGYGQDHTEPDQPVSFPCVGCPGGVWQPGNFEGRVSGRNVTLRYALDNSLNLPTVRLADRIGLPAFTTKLRQLGLPVPERPNLTLSIGTLETSPLKMAAAYAPFANGGLYYEPSYLRRVETASGQVLYDSSRDRPKPRRVWSPQVAYVGMDMLLGVVNDLGQTEGGLAWRARIPGRQVGGKTGTTNDVKDLWFVGLTPQAVGAVWVGKQAGGVMPRNAYSGTINPPIWKQMVEGALAGKPPARFEPPEGVGFKQLGAVRAAYVIKKTENAPTTPHVAKDTRPRYTWVKSLPEDPATMIVALDRQTLLLADEFTPADRIVRRRIRVQDLPLYQPQPRQGSVSTPVTAGTAQ, from the coding sequence GTGGTCATCGTCCGGTTATTCTTTGCACTGATCCTGGCCGCCTGCATCATCAGCGGGGCGGTTCTGTCCACTTTCGCGCTGAAGTGGGGCCGTGACATTCCCGACTTCCGCGAACTCGACAATCTGACCCTGGGTTCTACCACCCGGGTCTATGCCCGCGACCGCAGCCTGATCGGCATTCTCGCCCCCACCATGCCTGGCGGCGGGCGCATCAACCGCACGCTGGTCACCCTCGACGAGGTCAGTCCCTACATGGTGGCCGCAGTGGTCACCTCCGAGGACCGCCGCTTCTTCGAGCACTACGGTCTGGACCCGCAGGGCGTGTCGCGCGGCCTGATCCGAACCTTCAACGGCGAGCGCGTCGAGGGTGGCTCGACCCTGACCAACCAGCTGATCAAGAACACCCTGCTGCAAGACCGCTACGAAGGCGCCCGCACCCCCGAACGCAAGATCAAGGAGTGGATCTTGTCGGTGCAGGCCGAGCGAGCCTTCACCAAAGAAGAGGTTTTGCGCAACTACCTCAACGTGGTGTACTGGGGCCGCGGCGGAGCGCTCGACATCATCGGCGTGCATGCGGCCGCGCGTTCGTACCTCGGCAAGGACCCCAAGGACCTCACCCTGGCCGAGAGCGTATACCTCACGATCTTGCTGCCCAAACCCGGTCGTTACTTCGACTACGCGGCCTACCGCCCGCTGATGCGCTCGCTGCTGACCCGCATGGTCGAGGACAACTGGATCACGCCCGCCCAGGCCAACGAGGCGTGGCGCGAGAAGCTCGCACCTCGAGGCTGGAAGGTCGCCTACGACGACCAGGGCAACCTCAAAGGCGCCAAGCTGGTCAACCCGAACGCCAAGAACGTCGCGGGCGTGGTTACCGAACGCGCCCCGCACTTTATGCAGCAGGTCGAGCGCGAACTGATCGCCCGCTTCGGGCGCGAGCGCGTGTTCGGTTCGGGCGGCCTGACCGTGTACACCACCCTCGACCCCAAGGCGCAGCGCGCCGCCGAGCAGGCCTCGAGGGACGCGGTCATCCCGAGCGGTGCCACGCTGGGCATGGCGCTGCTCGATCCGCAAAACGGCGAGGTGCTGGCGATGGTCGGCCAGAAGCTGCACGGCAACCGCCCGCCCGCCGAGTGGAACAACGCCGTGCAGGGCGCGCGCCAGGTGGGCAGCAGCATCAAACCGCTGCTGTACACCACCGCCGTGGACCTGGGTTACGGTCAAGATCACACCGAACCGGACCAGCCGGTATCCTTTCCCTGCGTGGGTTGCCCGGGCGGCGTCTGGCAGCCGGGCAACTTCGAAGGGCGTGTCAGCGGTCGTAACGTAACCCTGCGCTATGCCCTGGACAACAGCTTGAACCTGCCGACCGTGCGGCTGGCAGACCGCATCGGCCTGCCGGCCTTCACCACCAAGCTGCGCCAGTTGGGCCTGCCCGTTCCGGAGCGGCCCAACCTGACCCTGTCGATCGGTACCCTGGAAACCAGCCCGCTGAAGATGGCGGCGGCCTACGCGCCCTTCGCCAACGGCGGCCTGTACTACGAACCCTCGTACCTGCGCCGGGTCGAGACCGCCTCGGGCCAGGTCCTGTACGACAGCTCGCGCGACCGGCCCAAACCGCGGCGGGTGTGGAGCCCGCAGGTCGCCTACGTGGGCATGGACATGCTGCTGGGCGTGGTGAACGATCTGGGCCAGACCGAGGGCGGCCTGGCCTGGCGTGCCCGCATCCCCGGGCGTCAGGTGGGCGGCAAGACCGGCACCACCAACGACGTAAAGGACCTGTGGTTCGTCGGACTGACCCCGCAGGCGGTCGGGGCAGTATGGGTCGGCAAGCAGGCGGGCGGCGTGATGCCGCGCAACGCCTACAGCGGCACCATCAATCCCCCCATCTGGAAACAGATGGTGGAGGGAGCGCTAGCCGGCAAACCCCCGGCGCGCTTCGAACCGCCCGAAGGCGTGGGCTTCAAGCAACTGGGAGCGGTCCGGGCTGCCTACGTGATCAAGAAAACCGAGAATGCCCCGACCACGCCGCACGTTGCCAAAGACACCCGCCCGCGCTACACCTGGGTCAAGTCCCTGCCCGAGGACCCCGCTACCATGATCGTGGCCCTAGACCGCCAAACCCTGCTGCTCGCCGACGAATTCACCCCTGCCGATCGCATCGTGCGCCGCCGCATCCGGGTGCAGGACCTGCCGCTGTATCAACCGCAGCCCCGCCAGGGCTCGGTGAGCACGCCGGTCACCGCAGGAACCGCGCAATGA
- a CDS encoding penicillin-binding protein yields the protein MRRLGSLVLTAALLGLPAAQARPALGSEVPPAPWSERAPRSYLIALYSFECGDLTEAWNTLRRLNLPLYAVNAERRPSPAPAALEVWRGSEATAFSRALKVRVYPTVLLVRDGRLLNLWEGEAAVRSLKGTDVL from the coding sequence ATGAGGCGCCTGGGGTCACTGGTCCTGACGGCCGCCCTGCTGGGCCTGCCGGCGGCCCAGGCCCGGCCCGCGCTGGGCAGCGAGGTCCCGCCAGCCCCCTGGAGCGAGCGCGCCCCGCGCAGCTACCTGATCGCGCTGTACTCGTTCGAGTGCGGTGATCTGACCGAGGCCTGGAACACCCTGCGCAGGCTGAACCTGCCGCTGTACGCCGTGAACGCCGAGCGCCGCCCCAGCCCCGCTCCGGCCGCCCTCGAGGTGTGGCGTGGCTCCGAGGCCACCGCCTTCTCGAGGGCGCTGAAGGTGCGGGTCTACCCGACCGTGCTGCTGGTGCGTGATGGCCGCCTGCTGAACCTGTGGGAGGGCGAGGCCGCCGTGCGTTCGCTGAAGGGGACAGACGTCCTCTAA
- a CDS encoding cytochrome c biogenesis CcdA family protein, with the protein MQESPGVGLAVIAGLISFLSPCVLPLVPSYLGVLGGGRTPLWRALGFVAGFSLVFVALGASASALGELLRTQQAWLERASGLLVLFFGLIMLGVIRLPALMGDYRAGLGAASRYGPVALGAAFAFGWSPCIGPVLGSILGLAASRGSLGQGVLLLAAYALGLAVPFLLAALLWQRVNLGRLNRYTPWVERAGGVLLVLLGLLLVSGQFARLNAFFFSITPEWLVRLL; encoded by the coding sequence ATGCAGGAGTCTCCCGGCGTGGGTCTGGCCGTCATCGCCGGACTGATTTCGTTTCTGTCGCCGTGCGTACTGCCGCTGGTGCCCTCTTATCTGGGCGTTTTGGGCGGCGGGCGCACTCCGCTGTGGCGCGCCCTGGGCTTTGTGGCGGGTTTCAGCCTGGTCTTCGTGGCCCTGGGAGCCTCGGCCAGCGCCCTGGGCGAACTGCTGCGAACACAACAGGCGTGGCTCGAGCGGGCCAGCGGCTTGCTGGTGCTGTTCTTCGGCCTCATCATGCTGGGCGTGATCCGCCTGCCCGCCTTGATGGGCGATTACCGCGCCGGGCTGGGGGCCGCTTCCCGATACGGCCCGGTAGCCCTGGGGGCGGCGTTCGCCTTTGGCTGGAGCCCGTGTATCGGCCCGGTGCTGGGCTCGATCCTGGGACTGGCCGCCTCGAGGGGCAGCCTGGGCCAGGGCGTGCTGCTGCTGGCCGCCTACGCGCTGGGGCTGGCCGTCCCGTTCCTGCTGGCCGCACTGCTGTGGCAGCGCGTGAACCTGGGCCGCCTAAACCGCTACACGCCCTGGGTCGAACGGGCGGGCGGCGTGCTGCTGGTGCTGCTGGGCCTGCTGCTGGTCAGCGGCCAGTTTGCGCGCCTCAACGCCTTTTTCTTCTCGATCACGCCCGAGTGGCTGGTGCGGCTGCTATGA
- the ccmA gene encoding heme ABC exporter ATP-binding protein CcmA produces the protein MTGPAREYAVQLAGVVRRFGHSYVLRGVNLDLELGSALVIYGANGAGKTTLLRVIAGSLSPTRGEGRVFGYDLHDRPAVRAHVHLMTHEQGLYSELTVRENLEFSLAMHGLTRSTSGERLRTALARVGLERAAEKPVRELSAGMRKRAALARMSLLPSPLVLIDEPFANLDAAGRELALALLLEAREAGRTLMIASHEPELSERIATRSVVLEDGLLREAVGA, from the coding sequence ATGACCGGACCCGCGCGCGAGTACGCAGTCCAGCTGGCCGGAGTGGTGCGCCGCTTCGGGCACTCGTACGTGCTGCGCGGCGTGAACCTCGACCTCGAGCTGGGAAGCGCGCTGGTGATCTACGGCGCTAACGGGGCGGGAAAGACCACCTTGCTGCGGGTGATCGCCGGCAGCCTCTCCCCTACCCGTGGCGAGGGCCGGGTGTTCGGCTACGACCTGCACGACCGTCCGGCCGTACGCGCGCACGTGCACCTGATGACCCACGAGCAGGGCCTGTACTCGGAGCTGACCGTGCGCGAAAACCTCGAGTTCTCGCTGGCCATGCACGGCCTGACCCGCAGCACCTCGGGCGAGCGCCTGCGCACGGCGCTGGCACGGGTAGGGCTGGAGCGGGCCGCCGAGAAGCCGGTGCGCGAACTGAGCGCGGGCATGCGCAAACGCGCCGCGCTGGCACGCATGAGCCTGCTGCCCTCGCCGCTGGTATTGATCGACGAACCGTTTGCCAACCTGGACGCAGCGGGCCGTGAGCTGGCCCTGGCGCTGCTGCTCGAGGCACGCGAGGCGGGCCGTACCCTGATGATCGCCTCGCACGAGCCCGAGCTGTCCGAGCGGATTGCGACGCGCAGCGTGGTCCTCGAGGACGGCCTGCTGCGCGAGGCGGTGGGCGCATGA
- a CDS encoding heme exporter protein CcmB: MNAWQVVRALALKDLRAELRSRDVLGATVFFAGLVILILGFALGPDQGRLQAAAPGILWTAVAFASVLAAGRAFAVEQESGALESLTLYPVPHELLYLGKLAAHFVLLLVLAAVVTPLSLIIYDLSPGSRWPLLLLTVFLGVLGFAAVSCFYAAITVNLRAREALLPVLMFPVMVPVVLATVKSTALIVSGGLDSEITSWLGLLLVFDAVTLVVASLTFPYALEH, translated from the coding sequence ATGAACGCGTGGCAGGTGGTGCGCGCCCTGGCCCTCAAGGACCTGCGGGCCGAGTTGCGCTCACGGGACGTGCTGGGTGCCACGGTGTTTTTCGCCGGACTGGTTATCCTGATTTTGGGCTTTGCACTCGGTCCGGATCAGGGTCGCTTGCAGGCCGCAGCACCCGGCATCCTGTGGACCGCCGTCGCTTTCGCGAGCGTCCTGGCTGCCGGGCGGGCCTTTGCGGTCGAACAGGAGTCCGGAGCGCTCGAAAGCCTCACGCTCTACCCGGTGCCGCACGAGCTGCTGTACCTGGGCAAGCTGGCCGCCCATTTCGTGCTGCTCTTGGTTCTGGCCGCCGTGGTGACCCCGCTGAGCCTGATCATCTACGACCTCTCGCCCGGTTCGCGCTGGCCGCTGCTGCTGCTGACCGTTTTCCTGGGTGTCCTGGGCTTTGCGGCGGTAAGCTGTTTCTATGCGGCGATCACCGTAAACCTGCGGGCCCGAGAGGCACTGCTGCCGGTATTGATGTTTCCGGTGATGGTGCCGGTGGTCCTGGCCACGGTCAAGTCCACCGCCCTGATCGTCTCGGGCGGCCTGGACAGCGAGATCACCTCGTGGCTCGGACTGCTGCTGGTGTTCGACGCGGTCACCCTGGTCGTCGCCAGCCTGACTTTCCCGTACGCCCTCGAGCACTGA